A window of the Helicobacteraceae bacterium genome harbors these coding sequences:
- a CDS encoding S8 family serine peptidase: protein MRLVCKTAITPSSGGGALSLAKGSKVMKTLICYAAIFAAFGLFAGCGGEGSDKDDEYDEDACLLTNSTARITFTDNSDFNVNSLIAIKTDIEQTTLNELILGPLSFAPQATCPTSTDTAVFNLNGKTSNITGNDPLAKFQWHLDNIGQKSGVFTPALKAGEDLNVLLAWRQGFKGNGVTIGIVDNGTDFTHPDLAPTKSALSWNYKTNKNDPYPVATTAECAHGTMTAGIAGARGSNGAGVMGVAPSAKLAGLNIGLDCGFSASNTQTAGAMGKGVDVSSNSWGSTLAISVNELLDNAIIEGATTGRNNKGRIYVFAAGNHREHNGNGNYDSMQSLFQSISVAALRSDGKYTYYSNKGANLLVSAYGGEPSSNPGILTTDIKGCDKGYSAKHETKHEKNNNGEYTAFMNGTSAATPMVSGVAALMLEANPNLTWRDVRYILATTARKNDSSNNDWKNNGAGWHINHNYGFGAVNACAAVKKAKTFTSLGALKTKEEPQNINSSVNFLSPTERTINVSGSGIDKIEHVDVWVDIDDSAAALKLNITLTSPDGTVSELAYNDYSGSGSSAWQKNIFNGGFRFGTARHLDEEADGNWKLTIGGANQTRTFREWRIKIHGRSN, encoded by the coding sequence ATGCGTTTGGTTTGTAAGACGGCTATTACCCCGTCCAGCGGGGGGGGGGCGCTCTCTCTTGCCAAAGGATCGAAAGTTATGAAAACGCTTATCTGCTATGCGGCGATTTTCGCGGCGTTTGGGCTTTTTGCGGGTTGCGGAGGAGAAGGAAGCGATAAGGACGACGAATACGACGAAGACGCTTGTCTATTAACAAATTCAACCGCTCGGATAACCTTTACCGACAATAGCGATTTCAATGTAAATTCTTTGATTGCAATTAAAACCGATATCGAGCAAACGACGTTGAACGAACTTATACTCGGTCCATTATCCTTCGCGCCGCAGGCGACTTGTCCAACTAGCACCGATACGGCCGTTTTTAATCTTAACGGCAAAACCTCCAACATTACCGGTAACGATCCGCTCGCCAAGTTTCAATGGCACCTAGATAATATCGGGCAAAAGTCGGGCGTTTTTACTCCGGCGCTTAAAGCGGGCGAAGATCTTAATGTTTTGCTAGCGTGGCGGCAAGGTTTCAAAGGAAACGGCGTAACGATCGGGATAGTCGATAACGGAACCGACTTTACGCACCCCGATCTAGCGCCAACCAAGTCGGCGTTAAGCTGGAACTATAAAACCAATAAAAACGATCCCTACCCCGTCGCTACAACCGCCGAGTGCGCGCACGGCACAATGACGGCTGGCATCGCGGGCGCGAGAGGGTCTAACGGCGCGGGCGTTATGGGCGTGGCGCCATCGGCAAAGTTAGCCGGGCTAAATATCGGGCTTGATTGCGGTTTTTCCGCTAGCAACACACAAACGGCAGGCGCGATGGGCAAAGGGGTCGACGTCTCGTCTAATTCATGGGGTTCTACATTGGCCATATCGGTTAACGAGTTGCTGGACAACGCGATAATAGAGGGCGCTACCACGGGACGCAACAATAAAGGCAGGATATATGTGTTTGCGGCGGGCAACCATCGCGAGCATAACGGCAACGGCAACTACGACTCCATGCAAAGCCTATTTCAGTCGATTAGCGTAGCGGCGCTTAGATCCGACGGCAAATATACCTATTATTCCAACAAAGGAGCCAATTTGCTGGTTAGCGCCTACGGCGGCGAACCATCTAGTAATCCAGGTATTTTAACGACGGACATTAAAGGGTGCGACAAAGGTTATTCCGCAAAACACGAAACAAAGCACGAAAAAAATAACAATGGGGAATATACCGCGTTTATGAACGGCACCAGCGCGGCGACCCCTATGGTTTCAGGCGTAGCGGCGCTAATGCTAGAGGCAAATCCAAATCTAACGTGGCGCGACGTTCGCTATATCTTAGCGACTACGGCTAGGAAAAATGATTCGTCAAATAACGACTGGAAGAACAACGGCGCGGGCTGGCATATTAATCACAACTACGGATTTGGCGCGGTCAACGCTTGCGCCGCCGTTAAAAAAGCGAAAACCTTTACTTCGCTTGGAGCGCTAAAAACGAAAGAGGAGCCCCAAAACATAAACAGTTCCGTTAATTTTTTGTCGCCGACCGAAAGAACGATTAACGTTTCTGGTAGCGGCATAGATAAAATCGAACATGTTGACGTATGGGTCGATATAGACGATTCGGCGGCGGCGCTTAAGCTAAATATCACGCTAACCTCGCCAGACGGAACCGTATCCGAGCTTGCCTATAACGACTATAGCGGCTCAGGCTCCAGCGCGTGGCAGAAAAACATATTTAACGGCGGATTTCGCTTTGGAACGGCGCGCCACCTTGACGAAGAAGCCGACGGGAATTGGAAGCTGACGATTGGCGGCGCTAATCAAACCCGAACTTTCAGAGAATGGAGAATTAAAATCCATGGAAGGAGCAACTAA